The genome window CCAAGGTATATGCTACTTTTACATGAAAGATCTGAGTGACAGTGTAGGAAGaaattcagtttttttttttttttttaaaaaaatattcataaaatggAGTTCCATTTTTTGTTTccgtttaatttaatatttttcatacgTTAGCATGTTCGGGTTTGAAACTGTAAAGTAGTACATGGGTGCTGCTTCCTTAATGCAGTCATGTTGTCTATGCACTCAAATATATGATATGAGAAACAAGATTCTATGATTACTCATAGCTATATAGGGAATTTCCAATAATACCCATAAACCAGTTGATGTGAGcacatatttttttcttaagatGCTGTGCATGCAAAGTAGATATGATAAATGCCATGATCATAAGTTTGAGGGTAGGAGTGCATGTGGGAGAGAAAGAGTGATAGTTATGGTCTTATGGAAGTAACATGGATCCCTAATCAACAAAACAATTTTAAGTGGATGCTAACTTTAGTGGCAATGAAGTACCTGAGATTCCCCCCTCCAACTCTAATTTCAATGAAGGAAGactagaataattttttttttttttaatatcttgagCCATTTCCCGAAGATTGCTGAATAGCGGGAAGCAGTGGATCTGCTAAAAAGGATGGTTTGAGTTGCTCACGCGAGGATTCCACCGATTTGTATTAAATGTTGCTGTAATAGGATTTTGCAGAGAGTTGACTGTAGGCTTAGAGTTTCATATGTTAATACATAATGTTGCTGATGCAAAATCGAATAACGTAAAAGTATAATTTGACTAATAAAGTAGTGGAACTTAAGGTGCAATTCGGTAACCTATCTCCACAAACTCCTGTCTAAAATACCAAGTTGTTGATGTAACCTAATTCCAAGTATCATATTCATATTGGATTGAAGCAATCACTTTTCAGTATTCCtaacttcaagttgtttccaaattagaatgacaatataaggtGGCATGTGGTTGGCATCTATATATTTCTGCACTCACTTTTTTGCAACTGCAGGAGGCCAAAGACAGCCGAATATTTGGGCCTGTTCCAATGACTGACATAGTCGGCAGAGTCATATACTGCCTGAGAACAGCCGTTGATCATGGTCCTATTCAGAATAGGTgatctatttaaaattaaaattttcatgtaTGAACATTGTCATATAAACCTTATAGTTGTTGATGGTTGCCTACTATTTGCAGTAATTTTGGAATGAGGAGAGATTCACCAGTATTGGAAGTTGAATTGGATGTCAATGAGATGGCTAAAAATCACAAAGCATAGACTAAACTCGTTAAGAGAAAGCTATGACCTTACATTGCATgtatttctttttcctttttatgcCCGTTTTAGTCATTAGACCTTTTCTTTACGCCTCAAGAAAATAATGTGGAATAAAGGTTTGTAATGATATTCTATTGCTGAACAGCTGATATATCTTTTATTCCTTGACCAGCTGTTacaagtggatttgtaatgttGGCTGTTGTTATCACTTGCTTTACGGACTTGATATGTTTTGAAATTGGTATTGACATTTTTGGTGTTGTTATTTCTACTGCTGCATTGACGGTATAGATCCGGGTAgctttgttttaaattttcgtgCGTTCAGAAGTGAACACGGGGAGCATCAGATAAGTTGACCGGAATTCAGATGGATATATTGATAACCAAAGAGGCTTTGTTGCTGATGTTAGTATTGGTTTTAGAATGTTGATGGCTTATTAGCTCTTCTTGGTTAGCCTTCCATATTTATGCAGGGTGTTCTCAGTTATAAGGTTGAAGTTTCTTAAATGTTACAGCATTGCAATTGTTTGAAAGGTGACAAATTGTATGCTTTGAAGTAATACTATTGGTATTGAGAAAAGTATTGCTCAGTACAGTTAAACTCTTTTCAAACAAATATTGGTATTAAAGGAaagtattattttatcgagtttattaaattatgaaagatgcaaataaacagtctttattatattttgaaaaagaggtattattttaataataatcattAGTTTATCTGAGCTATAAATCTTTATTGATAAATGGATATACTCGAAAAATATGCATCTCATATACTTAtcgaaaatttaattattagaaaataatcattttttcttcaacaaaaaaataattaattttgatttgaagGCCAAATAATGTGtacaaaaattaaattctaactaatatttaactattgtttcaaaaaaaaactaatatttaactATACTCTCACATTTAAAGAGACTCTCGATATAAATAACCAGAACACGTAGCACTTCGTTTACCACTGAAACACAAAACCCCACACGACGTCGTCTTAAACCATTTTCATTCCAAAAAACCCTCCATCACTGCGAAACATTTCTtgagatttcaaacaatctgcAGAAAGGGTCATGTCTATTGCGCATCCTCTTCATCTTAATGGTACACCCATCTTTTTATTTCATCAAATTGTGTTTATTttcatgtatataataatatttacattTCTTTCTATTAGTTATGCGCGTGTTTGTGAATCCAATttgttatgtatatatgtatgtatatgtttattCCTTGTTATATATACCTGATTTTAGATTCTGGGTTGTGTTGAAGTTGTTTTGGAGCTGAAGTTTGAGCTCTTTGTGTTGCACACCACCTGTTTGATGGGGTTCCTCTGTGAAGGATTATATGTAATGTGGCAAAATTAGTTGAGGGCATGGTTTATTTCACCTGTTATGTTTCGTGTTGAATTATGAGTATGATTTGATGGTCAGAGACACAAAGGGCTGtgtaattttatcatttaatcTTATAGAGTACTAGTTAGTCATTGAGTGTTAAATGTGATATTTGGAATTGTTTAGATTTAGGGGTTTCTTGTTTTGAGTAGGAGCTGTCAATTTGTTGGTATTCACATTATCGATTTCTTTAGTTAAATGAATGTTGTGATAATTTTGTTCGTTGGGTTATTACTATGAATTGCTGTGCGAGTACCAGTTTTCTTCTTGAAGGATGGGTGGGAGCATGTTTTGGAACTAACATTACGCAATTGCTTATATTAACTTCCTTTCCGCATTTGTGTCGTTTCCTTGCACTCTTTAAAGTTTAAACCAAATTACTGCTACTCTAAATAACATGTTCGGGAGAATGGTagtgaaatttaaaatacatatgGATGATTTTTATTGATAAGAGGTACTTGTTAGAAACTGGGAAAAGTAAAATGTGTTGCTACAGCAATATGTAATTATTGTAATCTTTTACCTGCTATAGACAAATTATGATATGTGACAGTTATGAATTATAGTGCTTTCATTTACCTTTGGAGTTATTAATGGTCATGTCAATCAACCCTTCCTCTTTTAAGCTGTAGAAGTGTCTTTTAAGGTTATAATATAATGTTATGGTCTCAGTGCTTGAGCTTGAATTACACTTTGATCTCCTAATATTATGCACGTTTAATCATCATGTTTCACTATTTCAAGTTTTAAGAAGTTCTCTGGTTATTGAATACTATAATCTAGAGTGCTAGATATGGTCTTCTTCATTGTTGTATTTTCCTATGTTATGGTTCATCTGATGGCAATTCTCCTATATTTAGGACTTACTGCAGGAGCAGTCAATATATCACCTTGTTCATCTCGAAGTGATGGTAAAAGGACATCACAGATTAAAATTCAATCTCTGAACTGTACTTCAAGGAGCATGTCTTGTGTTTGTAATGCAAGTTCTGGTAGTTACAGGAGAAACCCCGACTTTCCAAAGCAAAACAAGCAGGGATTTTCTCGCAGTAGAAACAAGCAATTTGAAGATAGAGATGGCTCTGACAATCTTGAAGATTCTGAAATATTCCCTTCCAAGAATGGGGCACTGCATTCTATGTCTGGTAACCCAAAATACCAAGCTACAGCAGCTCCAGGCCCCAAGGAGAAAGAGATTGTAGAGTTATTTAGAAAAGTGCAGGCCCAACTCCGAGAAAGAGCTGCAATCAAGGAAGAGAAGAAGATTGAAGAACCACAAGTACAAGCTAAAAAGAATGAAACAGTTGATTCTCTCCTCAAGCTCTTAAGGAAACACTCAGTTCAGCAGGGGAAGCGAACTAATAATAGCTCTGTTAGTAGTAGTAGGGATTTCATACTGGACCAGCCTGAACTTAATGGTTCATTTACAACAGGGAAAAGCTCCAGTTTCTTCAGACCAAATAACGATGAGAAAAGCAAGTTCCAAGAAAGTGAACCCTCGTCTGTTGGCAGGCCCATGTCAAGTTTTCGACGAAGATCTCCAGTCCCTCAATTTAAGAAACAACCCACTTATGTGGAGGAAGATACTGTGAGTTCTATCACACATACAAATCAAGAGGAGAAACAAAAGGACACTTCTTACCTTGAGCATGAAGTTGAGCATAAGCCTATACTTAAATTAAAGGTTGACCCTGTTGGCCATGATGATTCTCGAGTGGAATCTGATTCTGCTTTTCCTGAAGGAGACCTGTTTGGTGAGATGTCTGATGGTGAAATGACAGAAACTGATGAAAGCAATAGCGATGAGGATGCAGATGAGCAGATTTTGAGCAAGGACATAGACTTGAGCGGAATGAAGCTAGTCGAGTTGAGGGCTTTAGCTAAATCTCGTGGCATGAAAGGTTTTTCAAAACTGAAGAAACAGGACCTCATTCAGCTTTTAGCTGAAGATTCCGTATGATCACCTCTATACTTGCAGTAAACACATTAATTTGCTAGGCCATTTTGAATTATGATATATTTCATTTAGAGGAACTGTCTTTGTGATGTAGACTTTTGCTATTAGTAAGATCTTTCTTTTTATCAAGGTGCCATCTTCTGTGATTGGTTGTGGACAAGACATGATAAATTGATAATCTATGATTTAAGTTGATCCACTATTGAAGGCAATAGTGGATGTGCTTGCTTTTACTTGTTTTTTCTAAAGCTACCATGTCAAAACCAATATTAAGCTTACAAGTCCATTGTATCATAGTTTCCTTCCCTTATTCTGGAAATGAGTTTTCCTGTGATTAGTGAACTACTAtttccctctgttttttttttaaaaaattcaagagATAAAGGCTACTTGGTTATGCTTTAATTTCATGTAATAGGTTCAGAAACATGCATCACATCATTGGTCAAGTCACAAGTGGACCATATTTAAATTGTGCAAGTTGAGAGTAGGAATTACTTCTGTCATAAATGTGCAGGCAAATTACCTAAGATATCTTTcatctaattaaaataaaacataaaaaggTGACCAAaattacttagaatatttaataacattctattaaaatttatatgtatttcaaAAAATGCTGTTAAAAGAGGAAACTTTGAGTTTTTTCCTCACAAAATGAGAACTCATCATTTtagcaaaaataaaatcaaactaGAATATGATGAGATAATctagtaataaaaattatttatgacattataaatactttttgaataaatacttaataTTAAACTCGTTTAttccaaaatatattttcaaatataaaattactaaCAAGCATACACAGCCTAGAGTCCAAACCATCTAATCACCAATCATAACTCAATCCACCATGCATATCATTTTGTTCTATTAAATACAACTCCtacaaaaaagaaatattaaaagcTCCTGGACTTTACTCTTTCTAATCATAGATAAATTTGATTCCTTAACACCACCTTTTCATCTCTCTTTTAATATTCTTAATCAAATCATTACTATaatcttattacacaaacaaaccCAACAAATCTGCAACTACAAGGCCCCACCAGTTTCCCTTTTcaatttcttgatttttattaatatttattttgtctcAAAATGAAACACTCAAGAGAGGGTTGGCAAGAAATATATTTTGAGAAGAACAGCACAACTGGGTCTTGAAAATTTACAATTTTTCATGGAATTCTGGGTGAAAGCTCCTATCTTTAATGGGTTCTTCAAGATCTGCtgaaagattcaatctttagcTCAAGTTGCAACATTTGAGGTTCATATGATTCagctttcttttttatttttgtagttTGATATGATTTTTCCGGGTTTGTTGTGATTGTATGTACTAATTTGATGGGTATAATTGTTTTCTGGGTGTCTTATCTGGATTTTATGGCGGTCATTTGCTATATATTTGTGTTAATTTTCATGTTAACAAGGAACTGATAAATACCCAATTAGACCTTGTTACAATACCCAAATGTTGATCAAGGTTATGAtaagaacttgtagtttatcCACCCCTGACAGCTAACATTTCGACCCTTTAGGGAAAAAGAAAGTTTCACAATTCTTGACTTGATTAATTTAATGTTTTCGAGGTGGGGTTGGTTGAGTTTATTCTTGAGGTTCTCTCGATGTTGAATTACTGTATGTCTTTCTACTCATCTATAGTTCTGATACTGCATAGCCTTGTATGGAATCAAATGAACTAGTACTGGTGATGATGATCATGTCAAGATTTTCAAGGCTTGTAGTTTGTATTTGGCTATTTGCTACATAAATTACTATACGAAAGCTCCAGCTTTGTTTCTAATGTCTCTTTTGTTTCTATTGAAGTAACTATACGTGCACACACTACTCTAAAAGATGGATTGAAGTTAATGTTTGTGGGAgacaatatttaatatatgcatctgtttgtatatgtatatgcgtTTTGGGAGTGTATATGTTTGTTAAATGTACTGTTACTTGTAACTAAATTTCACTTTAAGTAGTtcataatttcattatatcGTATCTAAACATCCTTGCTATCATATCAATTTGTTTTCCAATCATTGATATGGCTGAAgttgtaaaagaaaatatagatAGAAAGAAATGAATTTGAACTAATTTATGAATAGGTACATAAAAGCTATATATACTCCTTCCTCGATTTAGTTCTTTAGGTTTTTAGTGAGGTTCATTGCTTTAAGTCTTGAAATCAATATTGCTCATTCCTTTCTTCCACTGATTTCTTCAAATTCTTATCAATTCTTATCATATCTTTCATAGTTTGCACTTTCACTTCTACTTCCTTATCTTACGCAACTTATTTTCTTCAtcaattttcatttcattctcgcATCATGCCATTGCTTTCAACTGAACACAACCTTAAGATATGTTTTCATTTATCCAGATGTTAGACTGCTAGTAGTGATTGCCAGTGTTTTCATGTATATATGTCAGAATTGTAAGTTTATTTGTTATATggtcttttttatatatttagctAGATTAAAAGTATATCTAATCATTGATATTTATTATGGTTCCTAGCTACTCAAAAgatatgttataaattcaagttCCATATTGAGTATACATAGccctaaataataaatacaacAAGATCTTGACTTTGATTATAAGTTGTGTACCCTGCAGAGAACTTCAAACTCATTGTAAATATACAATGATTGTTTAATTGCTTTATACAATTTCTGGTATCTGTCTGGCTATTCCTTATAGGTCATATGATGCATATTATTAGAATCAAGAATTTGATTGTACTATTAAACTTGAAAATGTCCCTCTTTATAAATAGGCAAATTAAAGGCTGCTCTTGTGATTACAGAGATGTTTGTACCTTAATCCGTTATTTATGTTGCTGAGAAATAAAACTACTTAAGCCAAGAATCTGATACttgtttcagattttttttcccCTCTGGCTTGTTCTGAGTCATATGCTCTGTTATATATTATCAGGTCAGATGGACACTAAGTCTGTAAGCTGTCTCATTAACACCATTTCCCGATTTCTCCATCTGCTCtcatcatttgaaatgaagaatatgCCTGCTCAAAATGGTTATAGGAATATAGCCAGCTCACTGAAGATCTTGAAACTAATTCTTGATAATGTTGTTGAATCAAAAGTGAGTTCAGATGAAATTCTGTGTAAAGAGTGTGAGATTCTGGATGTAGCAGTAAACGAGGCTAGGGAGTTCATTGAGAACTGGTCTCCTCAGATGAGCAAGTTTTGCAGTGTGAGTACCCTTTTTCCTTTAGAAATTGATTCCTTGATGCTAGACAAAAAGAAGATGCCCCTGTATTAACAAGAAGTTTGTGCATCACTAAAAATTACATTGCTCACCTTTTTCCTTATTTTGGATTGTAATCTCTTCAGGTCCTCGGGGGTGAGCCTTTGTTGCTTAATATCCAAGGCTCTTCAGTCCGTATTTCTCATATCTTATGTAGATTGTTAGAGTCATCTCCGTCCTCATCAAGTTTATCCGAGGTTCAGGTATGGAAAATGCTGTTTTTTGGCCCTTATAATTTTCAACATTGTAGAATTTTACTGCAAGGCCTGGTAAGAATTTAAATCCCTGACCTTAAACGATGTTGCTTCTTTACTAGTCCTTCCCTGGATTGGATTTGCAACCTCGGGAACACATGTGGAAATAACATTTTACTTTGTAGAGTTTTCCTACATTTTTTACATTCGAGTTTTCCATTTACTGTTTAATCTAGTTTTATTGCTGTGGTAAAGACAAGTCGTCGTTTCTGTGTGTCCAATATAACTAGTCATGTAAGGAACTAATGTTGGTATTCCGTTTCAGCATTGTAAGCAGGAATTCCAGTGTGCTGAACTGAAAAAAATATCAGAACCAATTGAAGATGCTTTAAAGAGACAACAACGGGGATTGGCTCCTGATTCTGATAATCTATCAATTATCATAGAGTCTCTTAGCTTGACTGCTGACCTGGAGCTGTTAAAAGAGAGTATTGCATTAGAAAAGGAGAGGATGAAGGCTGTGACTAGAAAAAGCCAAGGGGATATAAATCTTATTAGTCAATTGGTAAACCTTATCTCTGATATCCGAAATTGTTTGGTTAAGTATGAGATCTTTAAGTCTATTAATGGAATTGCTGTCCCTCTATATTTCCGTTGTCCTTTGTCACTGCGACTCATGTTAGATCCAGTTATTGTGGCCACCGGTCAAACCTACGAGAGGACCTCCATTCAGAC of Daucus carota subsp. sativus chromosome 3, DH1 v3.0, whole genome shotgun sequence contains these proteins:
- the LOC108210837 gene encoding rho-N domain-containing protein 1, chloroplastic, translated to MSIAHPLHLNGLTAGAVNISPCSSRSDGKRTSQIKIQSLNCTSRSMSCVCNASSGSYRRNPDFPKQNKQGFSRSRNKQFEDRDGSDNLEDSEIFPSKNGALHSMSGNPKYQATAAPGPKEKEIVELFRKVQAQLRERAAIKEEKKIEEPQVQAKKNETVDSLLKLLRKHSVQQGKRTNNSSVSSSRDFILDQPELNGSFTTGKSSSFFRPNNDEKSKFQESEPSSVGRPMSSFRRRSPVPQFKKQPTYVEEDTVSSITHTNQEEKQKDTSYLEHEVEHKPILKLKVDPVGHDDSRVESDSAFPEGDLFGEMSDGEMTETDESNSDEDADEQILSKDIDLSGMKLVELRALAKSRGMKGFSKLKKQDLIQLLAEDSV